A region from the Musa acuminata AAA Group cultivar baxijiao chromosome BXJ1-10, Cavendish_Baxijiao_AAA, whole genome shotgun sequence genome encodes:
- the LOC135595949 gene encoding actin-interacting protein 1-2-like, protein MAQLSETYACVPATERGRGILIAGDARSDSIAYCNGRSVIIRRLDAPLEATIYGEHAYQVTVARFSPNGEWVASADVSGTVRIWGRHGDRALKNEFRVLSGRVDDLQWSPDGLRIVACGDGKGKSFVRAFMWDSGTNVGEFDGHSRRVLSCAFKPTRPFRIVTCGEDFLVNFYEGPPFKFKLSQREHSNFVNCVRFSPDGSKFITVSSDKKGILYDGKTGEKIGELSIQDGHKGSIYAVSWSPDSKQVLTVSADKTAKVWDIMEDGCGKLRRTLASPGSGGVDDMLVGCLWQNDHLVTVSLGGTMTIFSASDPDKSPVSFSGHMKSITSLVFLQSGQNVILSSSYDGIITRWIRGIGYAGKLVRKDSTQIKCFAAAEEEIITSGFDNKVWRVPVNGDQCGDSQPVDVGSQPMGLTVAAQTPELAIVSTDSGVVLLQGPKVVSQIKLGYAVTTSAISPDGNEVIVGGQDGKLHIYSVTGDTLTEEAILEKHRGTITAICYSPDASMFASADANREAVVWDRISREVKLKNMLYHTARINCLAWSPDSHLIATGSLDTSVIVYEVDKPASSRITIKGAHLGGVYGLAFIDENSLVSAGEDACVRVWKLLPQ, encoded by the exons ATGGCGCAGCTGTCAGAGACGTACGCGTGCGTGCCGGCGACCGAGCGCGGCCGGGGGATACTCATAGCCGGCGACGCGCGGTCGGACTCGATCGCGTACTGCAACGGGCGGTCGGTGATCATCCGGAGGCTGGACGCGCCGCTGGAAGCGACGATCTACGGGGAGCACGCGTACCAGGTGACGGTGGCGCGGTTCTCGCCCAACGGCGAGTGGGTCGCCTCCGCCGACGTCTCTGGGACAGTCCGGATCTGGGGGAGGCACGGCGACCGCGCCCTCAAGAACGAGTTCCGCGTCCTCTCCGGCCGCGTTGACGACCTCCAGTGGTCGCCCGATGGCCTCCGCATCGTCGCCTGCGGGGACGGCAAGGGCAAGTCCTTCGTACGGGCATTCAT GTGGGATTCAGGTACTAATGTTGGGGAGTTTGATGGACATTCTAGAAGGGTATTAAGTTGTGCATTTAAGCCAACCAGACCATTCCGCATTGTCACATGCGGTGAAGATTTCTTGGTGAACTTTTATGAAGGGCCACCTTTTAAATTCAAGCTCTCCCAGAG GGAACACTCAAACTTTGTTAATTGTGTACGGTTTTCTCCTGATGGGAGTAAGTTCATAACTGTGAGCTCAGACAAGAAGGGTATATTATACGATGGAAAGACTGGAGAAAAGATTGGGGAATTGTCTATACAAGATGGTCACAAGGGTAGCATATATGCTGTAAGCTGGAGTCCTGATAGCAAACAA GTTCTCACAGTATCTGCTGATAAAACGGCAAAAGTATGGGACATTATGGAGGATGGATGTGGGAAACTAAGGAGAACATTGGCTAGTCCTGGCTCTGGGGGAGTGGATGATATGCTTGTCGGTTGTCTGTGGCAAAATGATCATCTTGTCACAGTTTCTCTTGGTGGAACAATGACAATATTCTCAGCAAGTGATCCAGACAAGTCACCGGTATCATTTTCTGGACACATGAAAAGCATCACCTCTTTGGTTTTTCTTCAAAGTGGTCAGAATGTCATTTTGTCTAGCAGTTATGATGGAATTATTACAAGATGGATACGAGGCATTGGTTATGCTGGTAAGTTGGTTAGAAAGGATAGTACCCAAATTAAATGTTTTGCTGCAGCTGAAGAAGAAATCATTACTTCAGGGTTTGACAATAAG GTTTGGAGAGTTCCTGTTAACGGGGATCAATGTGGGGATTCACAGCCAGTTGATGTTGGGTCTCAGCCGATGGGTTTAACTGTTGCAGCTCAGACCCCTGAACTAGCTATTGTTTCTACTGATTCAGGAGTTGTCTTGCTGCAAGGTCCAAAAGTAGTTTCACAGATAAAACTAGGATATGCTGTAACAACATCTGCAATTTCACCTGACGGAAATGAGGTCATCGTGGGTGGTCAAGATGGGAAACTGCACATTTATAGTGTTACTGGAGACACCCTTACAGAGGAAGCAATCCTTGAGAAACATCGAGGAACTATTACTGCTATATGTTACTCCCCCGATGCTTCCATGTTTGCTTCAGCAGATGCCAATCGAGAAGCTGTTGTGTGGGATCGGATATCTCGGGAG GTGAAGCTAAAGAACATGCTGTACCATACTGCCCGCATAAATTGCCTGGCCTGGTCTCCTGATAGCCACTTGATTGCCACTGGCTCACTGGATACTAGTGTTATAGTCTATGAGGTAGATAAGCCTGCGTCCAGCCGGATCACAATTAAGGGGGCTCACTTGGGAGGGGTGTATGGATTAGCTTTCATTGACGAAAACAGTTTGGTTAGTGCAGGAGAAGATGCATGCGTCCGTGTTTGGAAATTATTACCACAGTGA